One Archangium violaceum genomic window, ACGTCGGGCGGGACGTGACCCCCTTGTTGGTGGCGGTCTTCGAAGGCCAGCAGGCGGCAGTCGAAGCGCTCCTGAAGGCGGGAGCTGATCCCAACGTGCGTAGCAGCGAAGGGGACACGCCGCTGCGGGCGTGCGCGGGCGTGGGCGATCTGGGCATCGCCTCTCTCCTCCTGGGCGCGGGGGCCGCTAGGACGATCAACGAATGGGGCGGGCAGGCCGGATACACTGCGCTCGGGCTTGCGGCATCGCGGCTGGACATCCCGATGATGAGGCTGCTTCTCGACGCGGGCGCCGATCCAGAGGCCCCGGACGAGGACGACCGGCCCGCCCGCGACCGCCTACCGCCGCGCGGTGCATCCGATTCCCAAATATGGGACGCCGCGTTCGAACTGCTCCAGGGAGCGCAGGGCCGCAACCCGTAGAATGTGGGGCGCGCACCTCCGGCTCACCGATGCGCCGCTCGATCTCGACAACCCCGCCCACCTGGACGCGCTTAAACGGGCCTACGAGCGCTTCCCTGAGATCGGCGGGCGAGCCACCCCTTGAGACTCGGCGCGGCTCGCAGTGGCCATGCTCAAGGTTCCGCCTTCGGGCTCACCGTCGTGGTCGAGGCTATCGAGCCGCGCTTCAACGTGGTCGTTCGTAGCGTGCGGTAGATCTTTCGGCGCTGCCTCCGTCAGGGGGAGCAGAAATGGCCTTACGTTTCGTGCCTGGAGGGAAGACGCCATGAAACCTCGAGAGGTGCGCCCGAGGTGGAGGCACCAGGGATGCCACGCGCCGTAAGAGTTCCAGCCCGGTGAAGAAGAGGTGTGTAGTGCCGTCCGGCAGAGGGCGCTTCATCCGGTAAGCGATGTGGCCGTCCTCGGCTCGGGACAACCGCTCCAGCGCCAGCGCGCCACGCGCCCCGTAACGGCACAGCCGCTCCAGGCCCTGCCTGTCGTTGGCATGCAGGTGCGTATTGGCGTGCAGGGAGAAGCCCTCCAGGAAGGCGCATCGGGGCTGCTTTCGGGGAGGGGGGCCGCACGTCCACCTACAGTTCCAGCCCGGTGAAGAGCAGGTGCGTGGTGCCGTCCGGCAGCGGGCGCTTCATGCGCCAGGCGATGCGGCCTTCCTGCGCTCGTGACAAACGC contains:
- a CDS encoding ankyrin repeat domain-containing protein, yielding MSKELFAAIEQHDASRVKALLAGGADPNEPQAQWPGLRPLHVAINELAERGGLDVLMALLEHGADVNAWNVGRDVTPLLVAVFEGQQAAVEALLKAGADPNVRSSEGDTPLRACAGVGDLGIASLLLGAGAARTINEWGGQAGYTALGLAASRLDIPMMRLLLDAGADPEAPDEDDRPARDRLPPRGASDSQIWDAAFELLQGAQGRNP
- a CDS encoding transposase codes for the protein MEGFSLHANTHLHANDRQGLERLCRYGARGALALERLSRAEDGHIAYRMKRPLPDGTTHLFFTGLELLRRVASLVPPPRAHLSRFHGVFPPGTKRKAISAPPDGGSAERSTARYERPR
- a CDS encoding DUF5953 family protein → MWGAHLRLTDAPLDLDNPAHLDALKRAYERFPEIGGRATP